A single Streptomyces sannanensis DNA region contains:
- a CDS encoding mannose-1-phosphate guanyltransferase — translation MKAVVMAGGEGTRLRPMTSSMPKPLLPVANRPIMEHVLRLLKRHGLTETVVTVQFLASLVKNYFGDGEELGMELTYANEEKPLGTAGSVKNAEEALKDDAFLVISGDALTDFDLTDLINFHKEKGALVTVCLTRMPNPLEFGITIVDENGKVERFLEKPTWGQVFSDTVNTGIYVMEPEVFDYVEADVPVDWSGDVFPQLMKEGKPVYGYVAEGYWEDVGTHESYVKAQADVLEGKVDVDIDGFEISPGVWVAEGAEVHPDAVLRGPLYVGDYAKVEADAEIREHTVVGSNVVVKSGAFLHKAVVHDNVYIGQHSNLRGCVIGKNTDIMRAARIEDGAVIGDECLVGEESIIQGNVRVYPFKTIEAGAFVNTSVIWESRGQAHLFGARGVSGILNVEITPELAVRLAGAYATTLKKGSTVTTARDHSRGARALKRAVISALQTSAIDVRDLENVPLPVARQQTARGTAGGIMIRTSPGVPDSVDIMFFDERGADLSQAGQRKLDRVYARQEYRRAFPGEIGDLQFPSSVFDSYTGSLLRDVDTTGIAESGLKVVVDASNGSAGLVLPSLLGRLKVDSLTINPGLDESRPTETAEARRNGLVRLGEIVASARAAFGVRFDPVGERLSLVDERGRIVEDDRALLVMLDLVAAERRSGRVALPVTTTRIAEQVAAYHGTQVEWTTTSPDDLTRVGREETTIFGGDGRGGFIVPEFSSVFDGAAAFVRLIGLVARTQLTLSQIDARIPQAHVLKRDLATPWAVKGLVMRRVVEAAGDRFVDTTDGVRVVEADGRWVMVLPDPAEAVTHLWAEGPDDASAQALLDEWSQVVDSAGH, via the coding sequence ATGAAGGCCGTCGTAATGGCCGGTGGCGAAGGGACTCGCCTTCGTCCCATGACTTCGAGCATGCCCAAGCCGCTCCTTCCGGTGGCCAATCGGCCGATCATGGAGCATGTGCTGAGACTGCTCAAAAGGCATGGACTCACCGAGACCGTTGTCACCGTGCAATTTCTCGCCTCCCTCGTCAAGAATTATTTCGGGGACGGCGAAGAGCTCGGCATGGAATTGACCTACGCCAATGAGGAGAAGCCACTCGGCACCGCAGGCAGCGTGAAGAATGCCGAGGAAGCCCTGAAGGACGACGCGTTCCTGGTCATCTCGGGTGATGCGCTCACCGATTTCGATCTGACCGATCTCATCAACTTCCACAAGGAGAAGGGTGCACTGGTCACGGTGTGCCTGACGCGAATGCCGAATCCGTTGGAATTCGGCATCACGATCGTCGACGAGAACGGCAAGGTCGAGCGGTTCCTGGAGAAGCCGACCTGGGGGCAGGTCTTCTCCGACACGGTGAATACGGGCATCTACGTCATGGAGCCCGAGGTCTTCGACTATGTCGAGGCGGACGTCCCGGTCGACTGGTCGGGGGATGTCTTCCCCCAGCTCATGAAGGAAGGCAAGCCGGTCTACGGCTATGTCGCCGAGGGCTACTGGGAGGACGTCGGCACCCACGAGAGCTACGTCAAGGCCCAGGCGGATGTGCTCGAAGGCAAGGTCGACGTGGATATCGACGGCTTCGAGATCTCGCCCGGAGTGTGGGTGGCCGAAGGCGCCGAGGTGCATCCGGACGCGGTGCTGCGAGGGCCGCTCTACGTCGGTGACTACGCCAAGGTGGAGGCGGATGCCGAGATTCGCGAGCACACTGTCGTCGGATCCAACGTGGTCGTGAAGAGCGGCGCCTTCCTGCACAAGGCCGTGGTGCACGACAACGTCTACATCGGGCAGCACAGCAATCTCCGCGGCTGCGTGATCGGTAAGAACACCGACATCATGCGCGCGGCGCGGATCGAGGACGGTGCCGTCATCGGGGACGAGTGCCTCGTCGGTGAGGAATCGATTATTCAGGGCAACGTCCGGGTCTACCCCTTCAAGACCATCGAGGCCGGCGCCTTCGTCAACACCTCGGTGATCTGGGAGTCGCGAGGACAGGCGCATCTGTTCGGCGCCCGCGGTGTGTCCGGCATCCTGAACGTGGAGATTACACCCGAGCTCGCCGTCCGGCTTGCCGGTGCCTACGCCACGACCCTGAAGAAGGGCTCGACCGTCACGACGGCACGTGACCACTCGCGCGGCGCCAGGGCGCTGAAGCGCGCGGTGATCTCCGCGCTCCAGACGAGTGCCATCGACGTTCGCGACCTCGAGAACGTGCCGTTGCCCGTGGCCCGCCAACAGACCGCGCGCGGCACCGCCGGCGGGATCATGATCCGTACCTCGCCGGGCGTGCCCGACTCGGTGGACATCATGTTCTTTGACGAGCGAGGGGCGGATCTCTCCCAGGCCGGGCAGCGCAAACTGGACCGGGTGTACGCCCGGCAGGAGTACCGCAGAGCGTTCCCGGGCGAGATCGGGGATCTGCAGTTCCCCTCCAGCGTCTTCGACTCGTACACCGGATCCCTGCTCCGCGACGTGGACACGACGGGCATCGCCGAATCGGGACTCAAGGTCGTCGTCGACGCGTCCAACGGCAGTGCCGGCCTCGTCCTGCCCAGTCTGCTGGGCCGGCTGAAGGTCGACTCCCTCACGATCAACCCGGGCCTCGACGAGTCGCGGCCCACCGAAACCGCCGAGGCGCGCCGCAACGGGCTGGTGAGGCTCGGAGAGATCGTGGCCTCCGCGCGGGCGGCGTTCGGCGTGCGATTCGATCCCGTCGGTGAGCGACTGTCGCTGGTGGACGAGCGCGGCCGCATCGTCGAGGACGACCGTGCGCTGCTGGTGATGCTCGATCTGGTCGCGGCGGAGCGGCGCAGCGGACGCGTCGCGCTGCCGGTGACCACGACGCGCATCGCGGAACAGGTAGCCGCGTATCACGGTACGCAGGTCGAGTGGACCACGACCTCGCCGGACGACCTCACCAGGGTCGGGCGTGAGGAGACAACGATTTTCGGTGGCGACGGGCGCGGAGGCTTCATTGTGCCCGAATTCAGCAGTGTCTTCGACGGCGCGGCCGCCTTCGTGCGTCTCATCGGCCTGGTGGCCCGTACGCAACTCACCCTCAGCCAGATCGACGCCCGTATCCCGCAGGCGCATGTGCTGAAGCGGGACCTGGCCACCCCCTGGGCGGTCAAGGGCCTGGTGATGCGGCGTGTGGTGGAGGCGGCCGGGGACCGGTTCGTGGACACCACGGACGGTGTGCGGGTGGTCGAGGCGGACGGCCGGTGGGTGATGGTGCTGCCCGACCCTGCCGAGGCCGTCACCCATTTGTGGGCCGAGGGGCCGGACGACGCCTCGGCCCAGGCGTTGCTCGACGAGTGGTCCCAGGTCGTGGACAGCGCTGGTCACTGA
- a CDS encoding DUF881 domain-containing protein — MQPDGPGAESSRPEAQRTKPVARSVRPEVERDQPEVQPARPEARSGTPGAEPVRTEAEPMTGRQRLVAALWPPRFSRAQLVVALLLFVLGLGLAIQVRSQSDNSALRGARQEDLVRILDELDDRTQRLEDEKRRLEDQRSELESSSDQAEEARKQTQEKERQLGILAGTVAAQGPGIELTIEDPGHAVQSDMLLDAIQELRAAGAEAIQVNDTRVVADTYFSDTDDGIGVDGKKITAPYRFKVIGKPQDLEPALNIPGGVVQTLEKEQATAVVTRSEKIVVNALRPAKRPDYARSSSQ, encoded by the coding sequence GTGCAACCGGACGGTCCCGGTGCGGAGTCGTCGCGTCCTGAGGCTCAGCGGACGAAGCCCGTGGCGCGGTCGGTCCGCCCTGAGGTCGAGCGTGATCAGCCCGAGGTTCAGCCGGCTCGCCCCGAGGCGCGGTCGGGCACGCCCGGCGCGGAGCCCGTCCGGACCGAGGCAGAGCCGATGACGGGCCGCCAGCGGCTGGTCGCGGCGCTCTGGCCGCCGCGGTTTTCTCGGGCCCAACTCGTTGTGGCGCTCCTCCTGTTCGTCCTCGGACTGGGGCTCGCGATCCAGGTGCGCTCGCAGAGCGACAACAGCGCGCTGCGTGGGGCGCGCCAGGAAGACCTGGTACGGATCCTGGACGAGCTCGACGACCGTACGCAGCGGCTCGAGGACGAGAAGCGGCGTCTCGAGGATCAGCGCAGCGAGCTGGAGAGCAGCTCTGACCAGGCCGAGGAGGCGCGCAAGCAGACGCAGGAGAAGGAGCGGCAGCTCGGCATCCTGGCCGGCACCGTGGCCGCTCAGGGGCCGGGGATCGAGCTGACCATCGAGGATCCGGGCCACGCGGTCCAGTCCGACATGCTGCTCGACGCGATCCAGGAACTGCGCGCCGCCGGCGCGGAGGCCATCCAGGTCAACGACACCCGGGTGGTTGCCGATACGTACTTCTCCGACACGGACGACGGGATCGGTGTGGACGGAAAGAAGATCACCGCACCGTACCGCTTCAAGGTGATCGGCAAGCCGCAGGATCTGGAGCCGGCGCTCAACATTCCGGGCGGAGTGGTGCAGACTCTGGAGAAGGAGCAGGCCACAGCCGTCGTGACACGGTCGGAGAAGATCGTCGTGAATGCCTTGCGGCCTGCGAAGCGCCCTGACTACGCTCGGTCGTCATCGCAGTGA
- a CDS encoding bifunctional nuclease family protein — protein MNELDVVGVRVEMPSNQPIVLLREVGGDRYLPIWIGPGEATAIAFAQQGMAPARPLTHDLFKDVLEAVGQELTEVRITDLREGVFYAELVFASGVEVSARPSDAIALALRTGTPIYGSDGVLDDAGIAIPDEQEDEVEKFREFLDQISPEDFGTSSQ, from the coding sequence GTGAACGAGCTCGACGTCGTGGGTGTCCGGGTGGAAATGCCCTCCAACCAACCGATCGTGCTCCTGCGAGAAGTGGGAGGCGACCGGTACCTCCCTATCTGGATCGGTCCGGGTGAGGCGACTGCGATCGCCTTCGCCCAGCAGGGCATGGCTCCGGCCAGGCCGCTGACCCACGACCTGTTCAAGGACGTGCTGGAAGCGGTGGGCCAGGAGCTCACCGAGGTCCGTATCACGGACCTGCGCGAGGGGGTTTTCTACGCGGAGCTGGTCTTCGCCAGCGGGGTGGAGGTGAGCGCCCGGCCGTCCGACGCCATAGCGCTGGCCCTGCGCACCGGAACGCCGATCTACGGCAGTGACGGAGTGCTCGACGATGCGGGCATCGCGATCCCGGACGAGCAGGAGGACGAGGTGGAGAAGTTCCGCGAGTTCCTCGACCAGATCTCGCCCGAGGACTTCGGTACCAGCAGCCAGTGA
- a CDS encoding DUF881 domain-containing protein: MSQQPPVRSTPVPSPRPDASMSLLTNVMDHSLDDGYAEAAARRKAEGGKLPGTLRARLGLAAGLVLAALVVTLGAAQARVTAPVVAKEREELIDRIEAETAAADRLERNVDGLRSEVGERQRKALEKHGGDKAELVALLSGATAVSGPGLQLVVDDAKGTGQGGGGPRESSSFADTGRVRDRDMQRIVNGLWESGADAIAINGQRLTALSAIRAAGDAILVDNRPLVPPYTVLAVGDGKRLSADFQDGADGQYLHVLQENYGVRASIAVQREVRLPAAPSLIVRTAQPKGAGAGTGAADTGKGTL, translated from the coding sequence ATGTCGCAGCAGCCCCCCGTTCGGAGCACACCGGTTCCGTCCCCGCGTCCCGATGCGTCCATGTCGCTGCTGACGAACGTCATGGACCACAGCCTCGACGACGGCTATGCCGAGGCTGCGGCACGCAGGAAGGCCGAGGGCGGCAAGCTGCCCGGGACTCTGCGGGCGAGACTGGGGCTCGCCGCCGGCCTGGTACTGGCTGCTCTGGTCGTGACTCTGGGCGCGGCTCAGGCGCGGGTGACGGCACCGGTGGTGGCGAAGGAGCGCGAGGAGCTGATCGACCGTATCGAGGCCGAGACGGCCGCGGCGGACAGGCTCGAACGGAACGTCGACGGCCTGCGCAGCGAGGTCGGTGAGCGGCAGCGCAAGGCGCTCGAGAAGCACGGGGGCGACAAGGCCGAACTGGTGGCGCTGCTCTCCGGCGCGACGGCGGTGAGCGGCCCGGGCCTGCAACTCGTCGTCGACGACGCGAAGGGCACCGGCCAGGGTGGCGGCGGACCGCGGGAGAGCAGCAGCTTCGCCGATACGGGCCGGGTGCGGGACCGCGACATGCAGCGGATCGTGAACGGACTGTGGGAGTCCGGGGCGGACGCGATCGCCATCAACGGCCAGCGCCTGACCGCCCTCTCGGCGATCCGGGCGGCCGGCGACGCCATACTGGTCGACAACAGACCGCTGGTGCCCCCGTACACGGTGCTCGCGGTGGGGGACGGGAAGCGGCTGAGCGCAGATTTCCAGGACGGCGCCGACGGCCAGTATCTCCATGTCCTGCAGGAGAACTACGGGGTCCGCGCGAGCATCGCCGTTCAGCGCGAGGTGCGTCTGCCTGCCGCCCCGAGTCTGATCGTACGTACAGCACAGCCGAAGGGAGCCGGCGCCGGGACGGGCGCGGCCGACACTGGGAAGGGCACATTGTGA
- a CDS encoding MerR family transcriptional regulator translates to MRSSGDGTAGGAPGRRLGEGGPYPLHSSMADPMNDNIGYRGPTACAAAGITYRQLDYWARTGLVEPSVRPASGSGTQRLYSFRDVVVLKIVKRFLDTGVALQNIRAAVQHLRDRGFRDLERMTLMSDGATVYECSSPDEVVDLLQGGQGVFGIAVGVVWRDVETALSQLHGERVDTGETLIGHNASDELARRRNRAV, encoded by the coding sequence GTGAGAAGCAGCGGCGACGGTACGGCTGGGGGTGCCCCCGGACGACGTCTGGGGGAGGGCGGGCCGTATCCGCTCCACAGCAGCATGGCCGACCCCATGAACGACAACATCGGTTACCGGGGGCCGACCGCGTGCGCGGCGGCGGGGATCACCTATCGTCAGCTCGACTACTGGGCGCGTACGGGCTTGGTCGAGCCGAGCGTGCGTCCGGCATCCGGTTCGGGGACACAGCGTCTCTACAGCTTCCGGGACGTCGTCGTCCTCAAGATCGTGAAGCGTTTCCTGGACACCGGGGTCGCCCTGCAGAACATCCGTGCCGCGGTCCAGCACCTGCGCGACCGCGGGTTCCGGGACCTTGAGCGCATGACACTCATGAGCGACGGCGCGACCGTGTACGAGTGCTCCTCGCCCGACGAGGTGGTCGATCTCCTGCAGGGCGGTCAGGGAGTCTTCGGTATCGCCGTGGGTGTGGTGTGGCGGGACGTCGAGACGGCGCTGTCGCAGCTGCACGGCGAGCGCGTGGACACCGGCGAGACGCTGATCGGGCACAACGCCTCCGACGAGCTCGCAAGGCGCCGCAACCGGGCCGTCTGA
- a CDS encoding FHA domain-containing protein — MVCARCGHRNAEASRFCSNCGAPLRPGVIAERASETTSTISISGIEAYEQEMTGQIAAPSLSSEAQAAVDALPQGSALLVVRRGPNSGSRFLLDAELTTAGRHPQSDIFLDDVTVSRRHVEFRRSPDGRFTVSDVGSLNGTYVNRERIDSVGLSNGDEVQIGKYRLVFYASQQGI; from the coding sequence TTGGTCTGTGCTAGGTGCGGGCACCGTAACGCCGAAGCCAGCCGGTTCTGCTCCAACTGCGGGGCGCCGCTGCGGCCGGGGGTGATCGCGGAGCGTGCGTCGGAGACCACCTCGACCATCTCCATCTCCGGCATCGAGGCGTACGAGCAGGAGATGACGGGCCAGATTGCTGCCCCGTCGCTCTCTTCCGAGGCGCAGGCAGCCGTGGACGCCCTGCCGCAGGGCTCGGCGCTGCTGGTGGTGCGCCGTGGCCCGAACTCGGGCAGCCGTTTCCTGCTGGACGCCGAACTGACCACGGCCGGCCGTCATCCGCAGAGCGACATCTTCCTCGACGACGTGACGGTGTCGCGGCGTCATGTGGAGTTCCGCAGGAGCCCGGACGGCCGCTTCACGGTCTCCGACGTCGGCAGTCTCAACGGCACGTACGTCAACCGGGAGCGGATCGACTCGGTCGGGCTGTCGAACGGCGACGAGGTGCAGATCGGCAAGTACCGGCTGGTCTTCTACGCGAGCCAGCAGGGCATCTGA
- a CDS encoding small basic family protein: MIAVLGLIVGVVVGLLVRPEVPAVVEPYLPIAVVAALDAVFGGLRAMLDGIFVDKVFVVSFLSNVVVAALIVFLGDKLGVGAQLSTGVVVVLGIRIFSNAAAIRRHVFQA, encoded by the coding sequence GTGATCGCCGTACTGGGCCTCATCGTGGGAGTCGTGGTCGGACTGCTGGTCCGCCCCGAGGTGCCGGCCGTGGTCGAGCCCTATCTTCCGATCGCCGTCGTGGCGGCGCTCGACGCGGTTTTCGGCGGCCTGCGGGCCATGCTCGACGGCATCTTCGTCGACAAGGTCTTCGTCGTCTCCTTCCTCTCGAATGTCGTCGTGGCGGCCCTGATCGTGTTCCTGGGAGACAAGTTGGGTGTGGGCGCGCAGTTGTCGACCGGGGTCGTGGTCGTGCTCGGCATCAGGATCTTCTCCAACGCTGCGGCCATCCGGCGGCATGTCTTCCAGGCGTGA
- a CDS encoding CDP-alcohol phosphatidyltransferase family protein, with the protein MEVQETRIQTDRVLTIPNILSMARLAGVPLFLWLILRPEFGGPNSDGWALLVLALSGVSDYLDGKLARRWNQVSSLGRLLDPAADRLYILSTLVGLTWREILPLWLTVALLARDLMLLVTVGILRRHGYPPPQVNFLGKAATFNLMYAFPLLLLSDGSGWLASLAAIFGWAFAGWGTTLYWWAGILYVVQVRRLVRADSMAD; encoded by the coding sequence GTGGAGGTCCAGGAGACTCGGATTCAGACGGACCGGGTGCTCACCATCCCCAACATCCTGAGCATGGCTCGCCTAGCCGGTGTGCCGCTCTTCCTGTGGCTTATTCTGCGGCCGGAGTTCGGCGGGCCCAACAGTGATGGCTGGGCCCTGCTGGTGCTGGCGCTCAGCGGCGTCAGTGACTATCTGGACGGCAAACTCGCCCGCCGCTGGAACCAGGTCAGCAGCCTCGGCCGTCTTCTCGATCCTGCCGCTGACCGGCTCTACATCCTTTCCACCCTGGTCGGCCTGACCTGGCGGGAGATCCTGCCCCTCTGGCTGACGGTGGCGCTTTTGGCCCGTGACCTGATGCTGCTGGTGACGGTGGGAATCCTCCGCCGGCACGGCTATCCGCCGCCCCAGGTGAACTTCCTCGGCAAAGCTGCGACCTTCAACTTGATGTACGCCTTCCCGTTGCTCCTCCTCAGCGACGGAAGCGGGTGGCTGGCCTCCCTCGCCGCGATTTTCGGATGGGCGTTCGCCGGATGGGGTACAACTCTCTATTGGTGGGCAGGGATCCTGTACGTGGTCCAGGTCCGCCGACTCGTCAGAGCGGACAGCATGGCCGATTGA